A genome region from Brassica oleracea var. oleracea cultivar TO1000 chromosome C2, BOL, whole genome shotgun sequence includes the following:
- the LOC106327038 gene encoding pre-mRNA-splicing factor ATP-dependent RNA helicase PRP16 isoform X2: MQVDPFKAADTSETEKESGGGGDLPVKEKLTFTAPERKSRLGLDVRAMEKRESAKSQGEFKVPKKPAVSVSASMDEDDRSGVSGIDDGGDNSRPDHSSRRYRDKSSRSETPQESTVTTEKAAASDTPRTSRYERDDSSRSRNEYRYDRSETPRSRQRSTYDEIDRYRGRESYRESPRDYHGEKRGRYSVDRRTPGMLDWDDGRWEWEDSPRGDRDSTYNKRHQPSPSPMLGAASPDARLASPWLDTPRSTMASASPWDIGAPSPVPIRASGSSVRSSGSRYGGRSNQRADSREGDLTKEGHPDEDRSEGAEEFNHEITDTMRREMEYHSDLAWYDTDEGNSLFDADSASFFLGDDASVQKKEAELAKRLVRRDGSKMSLAQSKKYSQLNADNAQWEDRQLLRSGAVRGTEVQTEFDSEEERKAILLVHDTKPPFLDGRIVFTKQAEPVMPIKDPTSDMAIISRKGSGLVREIREKQSMHKSRQRFWELAGSNLGNILGVEKTAEQIDADTAEVGDEGEVDFKNEAKFAQHMKKGEAVSEFAMSKTMAQQRQYLPIFSVRDDLLQVIRENQVIVVVGETGSGKTTQLTQYLHEDGYTVNGIVGCTQPRRVAAMSVAKRVSEEMETELGDKVGYAIRFEDVTGPNTVIKYMTDGVLLRETLKDSDLDKYRVVVMDEAHERSLNTDVLFGILKKVVARRRDFKLIVTSATLNAQKFSDFFGSVPIFNIPGRTFPVNILYSKSPCEDYVEAAVKQAMTIHITSPPGDILIFMTGQDEIEAACFSLKERMEQLIASSKRDVTNLLILPIYSQLPADLQAKIFQKPEDGARKCIVATNIAETSLTVDGIYYVIDTGYGKMKVFNPRMGMDALQVFPISRAASDQRAGRAGRTGPGTCYRLYTESAYLNEMLPSPVPEIQRTNLGNVVLLLKSLKIDNLLEFDFMDPPPQENILNSMYQLWVLGALSNVGGLTDLGWKMVEFPLDPPLAKMLLMGERLDCIDEVLTIVSMLSVPSVFFRPKERAEESDAAREKFFVPESDHLTLLNVYKQWKEHDYRGDWCNDHYLQVKGLRKAREVRSQLLDILKQLKIPLKSCGPDWDIVRKAICSAYFHNSARLKGVGEYVNCRTGMPCHLHPSSALYGLGYTPDYVVYHELILTTKEYMQCATSVEPHWLAELGPMFFSVKDSDTSMLEHKKKQKEEKTAMEEEMEKLRRDQAEAEVRSKEREKRKRAKQQQQVSGPGMKKGSTYLRPKKFGL, from the exons ATGCAGGTCGACCCGTTCAAAGCTGCGGACACGTCGGAAACGGAGAAGGAAAGCGGTGGCGGTGGCGATCTTCCGGTGAAGGAGAAACTGACTTTTACAGCTCCCGAGAGGAAGTCTCGTCTAG GTTTGGATGTAAGGGCAATGGAGAAAAGAGAGAGTGCCAAGTCTCAGGGGGAGTTTAAGGTCCCCAAGAAGCCAGCAGTATCTGTTTCAGCGTCTATGGATGAAGATGATAGATCTGGTGTATCGGGAATTGATGATGGAGGAGATAACAGTCGGCCTGACCATTCCAGCAGAAGGTATAGAGATAAATCTTCAAGATCTGAGACTCCACAAG AAAGTACTGTGACCACAGAGAAAGCTGCAGCTTCAGAT ACTCCTAGGACATCTAGATATGAGAGAGATGATAGCAGTAGAAGCCGAAACGAATATAGGTATGACAGAAGTGAAACTCCGCGGTCAAGGCAGAGAAGCACATACGATGAGATAGACCGCTACCGAGGGAGGGAGTCCTATCGCGAATCACCCCGAGATTATCACGGAGAAAAGCGCGGAAGATACAGTGTTGATAGGAGAACTCCAGGTAT GTTAGACTGGGATGATGGAAGATGGGAGTGGGAAGATAGTCCACGCGGAGATAGAGACTCTACTTACAACAAACGGCATCAGCCTTCTCCATCACCCATGTTAGGTGCAGCTTCACCAGATGCTCGTTTAGCCTCCCCTTGGCTGGATACACCACGCTCAACAA TGGCTTCTGCTTCTCCATGGGATATTGGTGCACCTTCTCCTGTCCCAATCCGGGCTTCTGGGTCCTCTGTCAGATCCTCAGGCTCAAGGTATGGTGGAAGATCCAATCAACGTGCAGACTCTAGGGAAGGTGATCTGACCAAGGAG GGGCATCCAGATGAGGATAGATCGGAAGGAGCTGAAGAATTTAACCATGAGATCACAGACACAATGCGTCGGGAAATGGAATATCACTCGGATCTTGCATG GTATGATACGGACGAAGGGAACTCGCTGTTTGATGCAGATAGTGCATCCTTTTTTCTTGGAGATGACGCTTCTGTGCAGAAAAAGGAGGCTGAGCTGGCAAAAAGACTG GTTAGGAGGGACGGTAGCAAAATGTCACTCGCTCAGAGTAAAAAATACTCTCAGCTTAACGCTGATAATGCCCAGTGGGAAGACCGTCAGCTTCTCAGATCTGGAGCTGTTAGAGGCACAGAAGTGCAGACCGAGTTTGATAGCGAGGAAGAACGGAAAGCAATTCTTCTTGTGCATG ATACAAAGCCGCCTTTTCTTGATGGAAGAATCGTTTTCACAAAGCAAGCAGAGCCAGTGATGCCTATAAAGGATCCCACATCAGACATGGCTATAATTTCGCGAAAAGGATCAGGTCTTGTGAGAGAAATTCGGGAGAAACAAAGTATGCATAAATCGCGACAGCGATTTTGGGAGCTTGCAGGTTCCAACCTTGGTAATATCCTTGGTGTTGAAAAAACAGCTGAGCAG ATTGATGCCGATACTGCTGAAGTTGGTGACGAAGGTGAAGTAGACTTTAAGAACGAAGCTAAATTTGCACAGCATATGAAGAAGGGAGAAGCTGTTAGTGAATTCGCCATGTCAAAGACCATGGCACAGCAACGACAGTATCTTCCCATATTTTCGGTTAGAGATGATTTATTACAG GTAATAAGAGAAAACCAGGTGATAGTGGTGGTTGGAGAAACTGGTTCGGGAAAGACTACTCAGCTCACACAG TATCTTCACGAGGACGGGTACACTGTAAACGGTATAGTAGGTTGCACCCAACCAAGACGTGTAGCAGCTATGAGTGTTGCAAAGAGAGTTAGTGAAGAGATGGAAACAGAGTTGGGCGATAAAGTGGGGTATGCAATTCGTTTTGAAGATGTAACTGGTCCAAATACTGTTATCAAG TACATGACGGATGGAGTGCTACTGAGAGAGACACTTAAAGATTCCGATCTGGATAAGTATCG TGTGGTAGTGATGGATGAAGCGCATGAAAGGTCACTCAACACAGACGTCCTTTTCGGAATACTGAAAAAAGTTGTTGCTCGGCGTCGTGATTTCAAACTGATAGTCACTTCAGCGACCCTTAATGCTCAAAAGTTTTCCGATTTCTTTGGGAG TGTTCCTATATTCAACATTCCTGGAAGGACTTTCCCTGTCAATATTCTCTACTCTAAAAGTCCATGTGAAGACTATGTTGAAGCTGCTGTTAAACAGGCAATGACGATTCACATTACGAGCCCACCTGGGGACATTCTCATATTTATGACCGGGCAAGATGAGATTGAAGCGGCGTGCTTTTCTCTCAAGGAGAGAATGGAACAGCTGATTGCATCATCCAAGAGAGACGTCACGAACCTACTGATTCTCCCTATATACTCTCAGCTACCTGCTGACTTGCAAGCAAAAATATTCCAGAAACCAGAAGATGGAGCACGTAAATGCATTGTTGCCACCAATATCGCTGAAACATCATTGACTGTGGATGGTATATACTATGTGATTGACACGGGGTATGGAAAGATGAAGGTTTTTAATCCTAGAATGGGTATGGATGCTCTCCAGGTTTTCCCCATTAGTCGTGCTGCCTCTGATCAGCGTGCAGGAAGAGCTGGAAGGACAGGGCCGGGAACATGTTACAGGCTGTATACAGAGAGTGCATATCTAAACGAGATGTTGCCGAGTCCCGTGCCAGAGATTCAGCGAACAAATCTGGGTAACGTTGTGTTGTTGTTGAAGTCGCTGAAAATAGACAACTTGCTAGAGTTTGATTTCATGGACCCACCTCCACAAGAGAACATCCTCAACTCTATGTACCAGCTTTGGGTGTTGGGCGCTCTTAGCAATGTCGGAGGATTAACCGATCTCGGGTGGAAGATGGTGGAGTTCCCGTTGGATCCACCTCTTGCAAAGATGCTCTTAATGGGTGAACGGCTTGACTGCATAGACGAGGTCTTGACGATCGTGTCAATGCTTTCAGTACCTTCAGTGTTCTTCAGACCGAAAGAGAGAGCAGAAGAGAGCGACGCCGCGAGGGAGAAGTTTTTCGTGCCTGAGTCAGATCACCTGACGCTACTCAATGTGTATAAGCAATGGAAAGAGCACGACTACAGAGGAGACTGGTGCAATGACCATTACCTGCAAGTCAAAGGTCTGAGGAAAGCTAGAGAAGTACGATCCCAGCTTCTGGATATCCTCAAGCAACTCAAGATACCGCTCAAGTCGTGTGGGCCTGATTGGGATATCGTGAGAAAAGCCATATGCTCAGCGTATTTCCACAACTCAGCGAGATTAAAAGGTGTGGGAGAGTACGTGAACTGCAGAACTGGGATGCCTTGCCATTTGCACCCGAGCAGTGCACTGTATGGTCTGGGATACACGCCTGATTATGTGGTGTATCACGAACTGATCTTGACCACGAAAGAGTACATGCAGTGTGCTACATCTGTTGAGCCGCATTGGCTGGCTGAGTTGGGACCTATGTTTTTCTCGGTCAAGGACTCGGATACATCGATGCTGGAGCATAAGAAGAAGCAGAAGGAAGAGAAAACAGCGATGGAGGAAGAGATGGAGAAGCTGAGAAGAGATCAGGCGGAGGCGGAGGTGAGAAGCAAAGAGAGAGAGAAGAGGAAAAGGGCAAAGCAGCAGCAACAGGTTTCAGGTCCTGGCATGAAGAAAGGCAGCACTTACCTCAGGCCTAAGAAGTTTGGTCTCTAA